From the genome of Nakamurella flavida, one region includes:
- a CDS encoding acyl carrier protein — MSNEDTLAGLAEIVEEVAGVSAADVSADKTFTDDLDIDSLSMVEIAVQAEDRFGVKIPDDELANLKTVGDAVSYIDRNRS; from the coding sequence GTGAGCAACGAGGACACCCTCGCCGGTCTGGCCGAGATCGTCGAAGAGGTCGCCGGCGTCAGCGCCGCCGACGTCAGCGCCGACAAGACCTTCACCGACGACCTGGACATCGACTCGCTGTCGATGGTCGAGATCGCCGTGCAGGCCGAGGACCGTTTCGGCGTCAAGATCCCGGACGACGAGCTGGCCAACCTCAAGACCGTGGGCGACGCCGTCTCCTACATCGACCGCAACCGTTCCTGA
- a CDS encoding beta-ketoacyl-ACP synthase III, protein MTRIQLPPVVAGSRISGLGSFRPERVVDNHELARIMDTNDEWIRSRVGIQERRFAGPEDTVVSMGAAASAKALAEAGLQPSDVDTVIVATCTLESQIPHAATQVAGLLGIHAPGSFDINAACAGFCYGLAAADQAVRTGNSRTVLVVGSEKLTSWTDPTDRATAIIFADGAGAAVVTATDDPGVGPVVWGSDETQSDAIRVADRNGSLFQEGQAVFRWATTAIGPVAVRAAEAAGVSLADIDVLVPHQANLRIVEAVAKKVIAAGGRPDLVVARDIVTSGNTSSASIPLALDRMRAAGEVASGALVLAVGFGAGLTYAAQVFRCP, encoded by the coding sequence ATGACCCGCATCCAGCTGCCCCCGGTCGTCGCGGGCTCGCGCATCAGCGGACTGGGTTCGTTCCGACCCGAGCGGGTCGTGGACAACCACGAGCTCGCCCGGATCATGGACACCAACGACGAATGGATCCGCAGCCGCGTCGGCATCCAGGAGCGTCGTTTCGCCGGGCCCGAGGACACGGTCGTCTCGATGGGCGCTGCGGCGTCGGCCAAGGCCCTGGCCGAGGCGGGTCTGCAGCCCTCCGACGTGGACACCGTCATCGTGGCGACCTGCACGCTGGAGAGCCAGATCCCCCACGCCGCCACCCAGGTCGCGGGCCTCCTCGGCATCCACGCCCCCGGGTCCTTCGACATCAACGCGGCCTGTGCCGGCTTCTGCTACGGCCTGGCCGCGGCCGACCAGGCCGTCCGCACCGGCAACTCCCGGACCGTGCTCGTCGTCGGGTCGGAGAAGCTCACCTCGTGGACGGACCCGACCGACCGCGCCACGGCCATCATCTTCGCCGACGGTGCCGGCGCGGCCGTCGTCACCGCCACCGACGACCCCGGTGTGGGGCCGGTCGTCTGGGGCAGCGACGAGACCCAGTCGGACGCGATCCGGGTCGCCGACCGCAACGGCAGCCTGTTCCAGGAAGGTCAGGCCGTCTTCCGCTGGGCGACGACCGCGATCGGACCGGTGGCCGTCCGCGCCGCCGAGGCCGCCGGGGTCTCCCTGGCCGACATCGACGTGCTGGTGCCCCACCAGGCGAACCTGCGCATCGTGGAGGCGGTGGCCAAGAAGGTCATCGCCGCCGGCGGTCGCCCCGATCTGGTCGTCGCCCGGGACATCGTCACCTCCGGCAACACCTCGTCGGCGTCCATCCCGCTCGCCCTGGACCGCATGCGGGCGGCCGGCGAGGTCGCCTCCGGCGCGCTGGTGCTGGCCGTCGGCTTCGGTGCCGGTCTGACCTACGCCGCCCAGGTCTTCCGCTGCCCGTGA
- a CDS encoding ACP S-malonyltransferase, translated as MLAVVCPGQGSQKPGMFAPWLALPGAPEQLATLSERAGLDLIALGTGAGAEEIKDTAVTQPLVVAAALLAAAHLELPAGATVAGHSVGELAAAALAGVISTGDAVGLAGTRGRAMSAACALEPTGMSAVLGGDPETVLAALAERDLVGANVNGAGQIVAAGTTAALRALADDPITGTRVIPLPVAGAFHTSYMATAQLALAPDLAALDPADPVRPLLGNADGAVVGSGAAFLQSLGAQVTRPVRWDLCMQTLRAEGVTGVLELPPAGTLVGLVKRELKGVATMALKGPDDLDAAAAFMAEHAGPGTVAA; from the coding sequence GTGCTGGCCGTCGTCTGTCCCGGGCAGGGATCGCAGAAACCTGGAATGTTCGCTCCGTGGCTCGCCCTCCCCGGAGCTCCCGAGCAACTGGCGACCCTGTCGGAACGGGCCGGTCTCGACCTGATCGCCCTCGGCACCGGAGCCGGCGCCGAGGAGATCAAGGACACCGCGGTCACCCAGCCCCTGGTGGTGGCGGCGGCCCTGCTGGCCGCCGCCCACCTCGAGCTCCCCGCCGGTGCGACCGTCGCCGGGCACTCCGTCGGGGAACTGGCCGCGGCCGCCCTGGCCGGGGTGATCAGCACCGGGGACGCCGTCGGCCTGGCCGGCACACGGGGTCGCGCGATGAGCGCGGCCTGCGCCCTGGAGCCGACCGGGATGAGTGCCGTCCTGGGCGGCGATCCGGAGACCGTGCTGGCCGCCCTGGCCGAGCGGGACCTGGTGGGCGCCAACGTGAACGGTGCCGGCCAGATCGTCGCCGCCGGCACGACCGCGGCCCTGCGGGCCCTGGCCGACGACCCGATCACCGGCACCCGCGTCATCCCGCTCCCCGTGGCCGGGGCCTTCCACACCTCGTACATGGCCACCGCGCAGCTCGCCCTGGCCCCCGACCTGGCCGCGCTCGACCCCGCGGACCCGGTCCGCCCCCTGCTCGGCAACGCCGACGGGGCGGTCGTCGGCAGTGGCGCGGCGTTCCTGCAGTCCCTGGGTGCGCAGGTCACCCGCCCCGTGCGCTGGGATCTCTGCATGCAGACCCTGCGCGCGGAGGGCGTCACCGGCGTCCTGGAGCTCCCCCCGGCCGGCACCCTGGTCGGCCTCGTGAAACGTGAACTGAAGGGTGTCGCCACCATGGCCCTCAAGGGTCCCGACGATCTCGACGCGGCCGCGGCCTTCATGGCCGAGCACGCCGGCCCCGGCACGGTGGCGGCATGA
- a CDS encoding PucR family transcriptional regulator, with protein MTPDANAPADTAHRGDSSAAAPGVSARTLATVERAAGVLATRSVALMDRRLSWFRSLSADQRSWVSLVAQAGISGYVRWVDDPGTGYRITDRVFGTAPRDLVRAVSLRRTVELVRIAITVAEEELPALATDAVEAAALRDSLLRYSREVAFAAAAVYAAAAETRGAWDARVEAAVVDGIVRGEDQSSLSSRAAALDWDPSAGVVVVVGSAPPGDRAESVASVAEWAGSTGVRAMAGVQADRLVVVVAAPSDGRDGMLDGMTDLFAPGPVVYGRPATGLPGAVVSAAEALAGLAASTAWPDAPRPVDSDDLLVERVLNGDPLAARRVRSAVYAPLAGGPAPLLTTIEAYLAAGGGLEPAARSLFVHPNTVRYRLHRIAELTGRDPWRPRDLAVLRTAVILGRLAGDGSL; from the coding sequence GTGACCCCGGATGCGAACGCGCCCGCCGACACCGCCCACCGGGGCGACAGCTCGGCGGCGGCGCCGGGGGTCAGCGCCCGCACCCTGGCCACCGTGGAACGGGCCGCCGGCGTGCTGGCCACCCGTTCCGTCGCGCTGATGGACCGACGCCTGTCCTGGTTCCGGTCGCTGTCCGCCGACCAACGATCCTGGGTGTCCCTGGTCGCCCAGGCCGGCATCTCCGGGTACGTCCGGTGGGTGGACGACCCCGGCACGGGCTACCGCATCACCGACCGGGTGTTCGGCACCGCCCCCCGCGACCTGGTGCGGGCGGTCTCGCTGCGGCGCACGGTGGAGCTGGTGCGGATCGCCATCACCGTGGCCGAGGAGGAACTCCCCGCGCTGGCCACCGACGCCGTCGAGGCCGCGGCCCTGCGCGACTCCCTGCTGCGCTACAGCCGGGAGGTCGCCTTCGCCGCGGCCGCCGTCTACGCAGCCGCGGCCGAGACCCGCGGCGCGTGGGACGCCCGGGTGGAGGCCGCCGTGGTCGACGGCATCGTGCGCGGGGAGGACCAGTCGAGCCTGTCCTCGCGGGCGGCGGCGCTCGACTGGGATCCGAGCGCCGGTGTCGTCGTCGTCGTCGGCAGCGCACCACCGGGTGACCGGGCGGAGAGCGTGGCCTCGGTCGCCGAATGGGCCGGATCCACCGGTGTCCGGGCCATGGCCGGAGTCCAGGCCGACCGGCTCGTGGTCGTGGTGGCCGCCCCCAGCGACGGGCGGGACGGGATGCTGGACGGGATGACGGACCTGTTCGCCCCGGGTCCGGTGGTGTACGGACGACCGGCGACCGGACTGCCCGGCGCCGTCGTGTCGGCCGCCGAGGCACTGGCCGGACTCGCCGCCAGCACAGCGTGGCCGGATGCCCCCCGCCCGGTGGACAGCGACGACCTGCTGGTGGAACGGGTGCTCAACGGTGACCCGCTCGCCGCGCGACGGGTGCGCTCGGCCGTCTACGCGCCACTCGCCGGCGGCCCGGCTCCCCTGCTGACCACCATCGAGGCCTATCTGGCCGCCGGTGGTGGGCTGGAGCCCGCCGCCCGGAGCCTGTTCGTGCACCCCAACACCGTCCGCTACCGACTCCACCGCATCGCCGAGCTCACCGGGCGCGATCCCTGGCGCCCCCGCGATCTGGCCGTGCTCCGCACCGCGGTGATCCTCGGCCGCCTCGCCGGAGACGGCTCGCTCTGA
- a CDS encoding cold-shock protein — translation MAQGTVKWFNAEKGYGFISPEDGSGDVFVHYSAIGGSGYKSLEEGQSVSFEVEQSAKGPQATNVSPA, via the coding sequence ATGGCGCAGGGCACTGTGAAGTGGTTCAACGCGGAGAAGGGCTACGGCTTCATCTCCCCCGAGGACGGCTCCGGGGACGTCTTCGTGCACTACTCCGCCATCGGCGGCTCCGGCTACAAGTCCCTCGAGGAGGGCCAGTCCGTGAGCTTCGAGGTCGAGCAGTCGGCCAAGGGTCCGCAGGCCACCAACGTGAGCCCTGCCTGA
- the aceE gene encoding pyruvate dehydrogenase (acetyl-transferring), homodimeric type, giving the protein MSGKDELRPRNHLIPDGIAQIPDADPEETQEWLDSFDAMVDAGGQQRARYLMNRILGRAKERHVGLPGLITTDYLNTIATGAEPDFPGDEEIERRYRAWIRWNAAVMVHRAQRPGIGVGGHLSTYASSATLYEVGYNHFFRGKDHPGGGDHVFFQGHASPGMYARAFLEGRLSSDRLDGFRQEASHPGGGLPSYPHPRLMPDFWEYPTVSMGLGPMNAIQQARFNRYLHHRGIKDTSDQHVWAFLGDGEMDEVESRGLVQVAAVDGLDNLTFVINCNLQRLDGPVRGNGKIIQELESFFRGAGWNVVKVIWGREWDGLLQQDTDGALVDLMNATPDGDYQTYKANDGAYVREHFFGRDPRTKQMVSSMTDDEIWGLKRGGHDYRKVYAAYAAALAHKGQPTVILAKTIKGFHLGSSFEGRNATHQMKKLTLANLKEFRDELHIPIEDAELEKDPYQPPYFHPGDDAPEIRYLKERRAQLGGFVPERRTTAKALTPPSDKVWEVMNRGSGKQEIATTMAFVRLVRDLFKEEGIGKRIVPIIPDEARTFGMDSFFPSQKIYNPSGQLYTAVDANLMLAYKESEQGVILHEGINEDGSTATYTAVSTSYATHGEPMIPIYIFYSMFGFQRTGDGFWAMGDQMGRGFILGATAGRTTLTGEGLQHADGHSQLLAATQPHIVAYDPAYGYEIGHIVRDGIRRMYTTNEDGVLTGENISYYITLYNEPYQQPAGPADLDVDGLLKGIYRLAPAPDGDGDRAHAQLLASGVGVRWALEAQHLLAQDWSVAADVWSVTSWSELRRDAEEIERARLLDPGAEHDDPYITRALRDAPGPVLATSDYQRAVQNQIAPWVPGDYTALGADGFGFSDTRQAARRFFLIDGPSLVVATLAALERRGEYRAGAAAEAAEKYQLSDVRAGRSGSAGGES; this is encoded by the coding sequence GTGTCAGGGAAAGACGAACTGCGGCCGCGGAATCACCTCATCCCGGACGGGATCGCGCAGATCCCGGATGCCGACCCCGAGGAGACGCAGGAGTGGCTGGACTCCTTCGACGCCATGGTCGACGCCGGCGGTCAGCAACGCGCCCGCTACCTGATGAACCGCATCCTGGGCCGGGCCAAGGAACGGCACGTCGGCCTGCCCGGGCTGATCACCACCGACTACCTCAACACCATCGCGACCGGGGCCGAGCCCGACTTCCCCGGTGACGAGGAGATCGAGCGTCGCTACCGCGCCTGGATCCGCTGGAACGCCGCCGTGATGGTGCACCGCGCCCAGCGCCCGGGCATCGGCGTCGGTGGTCACCTGTCGACCTACGCCTCGTCGGCCACCCTGTACGAGGTCGGCTACAACCACTTCTTCCGCGGCAAGGACCACCCGGGCGGCGGTGACCACGTCTTCTTCCAGGGCCACGCCTCCCCCGGCATGTACGCCCGCGCCTTCCTCGAGGGACGGCTGAGCAGCGACCGGTTGGACGGGTTCCGCCAGGAGGCCTCCCACCCGGGCGGCGGGCTGCCGTCCTACCCGCACCCGCGGCTGATGCCGGACTTCTGGGAGTACCCGACCGTCTCCATGGGCCTCGGCCCGATGAACGCTATCCAGCAGGCCCGGTTCAACCGTTACCTGCACCACCGTGGCATCAAGGACACCTCCGACCAGCACGTCTGGGCCTTCCTCGGCGACGGCGAGATGGACGAGGTGGAGTCGCGCGGCCTGGTGCAGGTCGCCGCGGTCGACGGGCTCGACAACCTGACCTTCGTCATCAACTGCAACCTGCAGCGCCTGGACGGCCCGGTCCGCGGCAACGGCAAGATCATCCAGGAGCTGGAGTCCTTCTTCCGGGGCGCCGGCTGGAACGTCGTCAAGGTCATCTGGGGCCGCGAGTGGGACGGCCTGCTCCAGCAGGACACCGACGGCGCGTTGGTCGACCTGATGAACGCCACCCCGGACGGGGACTACCAGACCTACAAGGCCAACGACGGCGCCTACGTGCGCGAGCACTTCTTCGGTCGCGATCCGCGCACCAAGCAGATGGTGTCGTCGATGACCGACGACGAGATCTGGGGCCTCAAGCGCGGCGGCCACGACTACCGGAAGGTCTACGCGGCCTACGCGGCGGCGCTGGCCCACAAGGGCCAGCCGACGGTCATCCTGGCCAAGACGATCAAGGGCTTCCACCTGGGGTCCTCGTTCGAGGGGCGCAACGCCACGCACCAGATGAAGAAGCTGACGCTGGCCAACCTCAAGGAGTTCCGGGACGAGCTGCACATCCCGATCGAGGACGCCGAGCTGGAGAAGGATCCCTACCAGCCGCCGTACTTCCACCCCGGCGACGACGCCCCGGAGATCCGCTACCTCAAGGAGCGCCGGGCCCAGCTCGGCGGTTTCGTCCCCGAGCGCCGCACCACCGCCAAGGCGCTGACCCCGCCGTCGGACAAGGTGTGGGAGGTGATGAACCGCGGCTCGGGCAAGCAGGAGATCGCCACCACCATGGCCTTCGTGCGCCTGGTGCGCGACCTGTTCAAGGAGGAGGGCATCGGCAAGCGGATCGTGCCGATCATCCCGGACGAGGCGCGCACCTTCGGGATGGACTCGTTCTTCCCGTCGCAGAAGATCTACAACCCCTCGGGCCAGCTGTACACGGCGGTCGACGCCAACCTGATGCTGGCCTACAAGGAGTCCGAGCAGGGCGTCATCCTGCACGAGGGCATCAACGAGGACGGCTCGACGGCGACGTACACCGCGGTGTCGACGAGCTACGCCACCCACGGCGAGCCGATGATCCCGATCTACATCTTCTACTCGATGTTCGGGTTCCAGCGGACCGGTGACGGCTTCTGGGCCATGGGCGACCAGATGGGCCGCGGCTTCATCCTGGGCGCCACCGCCGGACGCACCACGCTGACCGGCGAGGGCCTGCAGCACGCCGACGGCCACTCGCAGCTGCTCGCCGCCACCCAGCCGCACATCGTGGCCTACGACCCGGCGTACGGGTACGAGATCGGGCACATCGTCCGGGACGGCATCCGGCGGATGTACACCACGAACGAGGACGGGGTGCTGACCGGCGAGAACATCTCCTACTACATCACCCTGTACAACGAGCCCTACCAGCAGCCGGCCGGCCCCGCCGACCTGGACGTGGACGGGTTGCTGAAGGGGATCTACCGGCTCGCGCCGGCGCCGGACGGCGACGGGGACCGGGCGCACGCCCAGCTCCTCGCCTCGGGTGTGGGTGTGCGGTGGGCCCTGGAGGCCCAGCACCTCCTGGCGCAGGACTGGTCGGTGGCCGCCGACGTCTGGTCGGTGACCAGCTGGTCGGAGCTGCGGCGGGACGCCGAGGAGATCGAGCGGGCCCGCCTGCTCGATCCGGGTGCCGAGCACGACGATCCGTACATCACCCGGGCGCTGCGTGACGCTCCCGGGCCGGTGCTGGCCACCAGCGACTACCAGCGTGCGGTGCAGAACCAGATCGCACCCTGGGTCCCGGGCGACTACACCGCCCTGGGCGCCGATGGCTTCGGCTTCTCCGACACCCGGCAGGCGGCGCGCCGGTTCTTCCTGATCGACGGCCCGTCCCTGGTCGTCGCCACCCTGGCTGCTCTCGAGCGGCGCGGCGAGTACCGCGCCGGTGCGGCCGCGGAGGCGGCGGAGAAGTACCAGCTCAGCGACGTGCGGGCCGGTCGATCGGGCAGCGCCGGCGGCGAGTCCTGA
- a CDS encoding DUF3052 domain-containing protein — translation MSELAEQSVAAAARLGMSPGDTVGEVGYDEDVDHELRDAVQDVIDSDLLDEDTDEVLDAVLFWWREPDGDLTDALVDSISLLADAGVIWLLTPKTGRDGYVEPSDIAEATATAGLSQTTSVPSGSGSGWMITRLVRPKSGKVRR, via the coding sequence GTGAGTGAATTGGCAGAGCAGTCGGTTGCAGCGGCTGCTCGGCTCGGGATGTCACCGGGAGACACCGTCGGAGAGGTCGGCTACGACGAGGACGTCGACCACGAACTGCGTGACGCCGTCCAGGACGTGATCGACTCCGACCTGCTGGACGAGGACACCGACGAGGTCCTGGATGCGGTGCTGTTCTGGTGGCGCGAGCCCGACGGCGACCTCACCGATGCGTTGGTGGACAGCATCTCGCTGCTCGCCGATGCCGGGGTCATCTGGCTGCTGACGCCGAAGACCGGGCGTGACGGCTATGTCGAGCCCAGTGACATCGCGGAGGCCACCGCCACCGCGGGCCTGTCCCAGACGACCAGCGTGCCCAGCGGCAGTGGCAGCGGGTGGATGATCACCCGGCTGGTGCGACCGAAGTCGGGCAAGGTCCGTCGGTGA
- a CDS encoding peroxiredoxin codes for MTDPLAGSDGPVAVGDRAPDFTLPDANNVPVTLSELLVSKAVLLVFYPFAFSRICSGELSAVRDDLASFQNHHVQVLGISTDPPPTLQAWSRAEGYSFPLLSDFWPHGETARAYGCFLAKAGMAVRGTFLVEPSGTVVFAEVKGPGEVRDQAGWRRAVAALSGRGSETDLATAPAVGG; via the coding sequence GTGACCGACCCGCTCGCCGGGTCGGACGGGCCGGTCGCGGTGGGGGACCGGGCACCGGACTTCACCCTGCCGGACGCGAACAACGTGCCGGTGACGCTGTCCGAGTTGCTGGTGAGCAAGGCTGTCCTGTTGGTCTTCTACCCCTTCGCCTTCTCCCGGATCTGCAGCGGTGAGCTGAGCGCCGTCCGGGACGATCTCGCTTCGTTCCAGAACCACCACGTGCAGGTTCTCGGCATCTCCACCGATCCGCCCCCGACCCTGCAGGCGTGGTCCCGCGCCGAGGGATACTCGTTCCCGCTGCTCAGCGATTTCTGGCCGCACGGCGAGACGGCACGCGCCTACGGGTGTTTCCTGGCCAAGGCCGGGATGGCCGTGCGCGGGACCTTCCTGGTCGAACCGTCCGGCACCGTCGTGTTCGCCGAGGTCAAGGGGCCGGGTGAGGTGCGTGATCAGGCCGGCTGGCGACGAGCGGTGGCCGCGCTGTCGGGGCGGGGCTCGGAAACCGACCTCGCCACCGCACCGGCCGTCGGCGGTTAG
- a CDS encoding single-stranded DNA-binding protein, producing MAIHTQESLSGFIAPEPLLTETAKGDARFFARIGKEHFRREDDGSFTQTETTYHHLVMFGRSAEHAHANFTQGDNFVAEGYTRPVNYERNGQAIEGEEFVAKKIGHDAARTRYEVDRTPRNGVGRDAAAYDPTQRAAATAHAPVSM from the coding sequence ATGGCCATTCACACCCAGGAATCGCTATCAGGCTTCATCGCCCCGGAGCCGTTGCTCACCGAGACGGCCAAGGGAGACGCCAGGTTCTTCGCCCGTATCGGCAAGGAACACTTCCGCCGTGAGGACGACGGCTCGTTCACGCAGACCGAGACGACCTACCACCACCTGGTGATGTTCGGGCGTTCCGCTGAGCACGCGCACGCGAACTTCACCCAGGGCGACAACTTCGTCGCCGAGGGCTACACGCGGCCGGTCAACTACGAGCGCAACGGTCAGGCGATCGAGGGCGAAGAGTTCGTCGCCAAGAAGATCGGCCATGACGCCGCGCGAACCCGCTACGAGGTGGACCGCACCCCGCGCAATGGAGTCGGCCGGGACGCAGCGGCGTACGACCCGACGCAGCGAGCAGCGGCGACGGCGCACGCCCCGGTCAGCATGTGA
- a CDS encoding IS256 family transposase, translating into MIEEGGADGVVDEPLSTAEVAQRLRASGALDELFAQIDRGQLPLTGDGGLVPGLIKAALERGLQAELSDHLGYDKGDPQARLFPNSRNGSTPKTVSSQVGPVDLDIPRDRAGSFTPRLVPQGSRRLGGLDEIIVSLYAGGMTLRDIQHHLAATVGTELSHETISKICDEVLDAVTEWQHRPLEALYPVIYLDALIVKVRDGGHVRNRAAHIAVGVDMNGVKRVLGIWIQASEGAKFWASVCAELANRGVRDVLIVCCDGLTGFPEAVAATWPLATVQTCVVHLIRQAMRFVGYGDRRAVAAALKPIYQAPDEDAARVELDAFADSELGRRYPTTAAAFQRSWDRFTPFLAFPPALRKVIYTTNAIESLNYQLRKIIKNRGHFPNDLAAVKLLWLAICNIEDKRAADRAKEAGRGRREKRQAEGRLVEGQVTTNWKQALAQLSLVYPDRIEPHL; encoded by the coding sequence ATGATTGAGGAGGGTGGTGCTGACGGTGTCGTCGATGAGCCGTTGTCCACTGCTGAGGTGGCGCAGCGGTTGCGTGCCTCTGGCGCTCTGGATGAACTGTTCGCTCAGATCGATAGGGGCCAGCTGCCGCTGACCGGTGACGGCGGGCTGGTGCCGGGGTTGATCAAGGCGGCGCTGGAACGCGGGTTGCAGGCCGAGTTGTCTGACCATCTCGGGTACGACAAGGGTGATCCGCAGGCCCGGCTGTTCCCGAATTCCCGGAACGGCTCGACGCCCAAGACGGTGTCCTCGCAGGTCGGGCCGGTGGATTTGGACATTCCCAGAGACCGGGCCGGGTCGTTCACTCCGCGGCTGGTGCCCCAGGGCTCCCGCCGGTTGGGCGGTTTGGACGAGATCATCGTTTCGCTCTACGCCGGCGGGATGACGTTGCGCGACATCCAGCATCACCTGGCCGCCACGGTCGGCACGGAACTCTCGCACGAGACGATCTCCAAGATCTGCGACGAGGTCCTGGACGCGGTCACCGAGTGGCAACACCGCCCATTGGAGGCGTTGTACCCGGTGATCTATCTGGACGCGCTGATCGTGAAGGTCCGCGACGGCGGGCACGTCCGCAACCGCGCCGCGCACATCGCCGTCGGTGTCGACATGAACGGTGTGAAGCGGGTTCTGGGGATCTGGATCCAGGCCAGCGAAGGCGCGAAGTTCTGGGCGTCGGTGTGCGCTGAACTGGCCAACCGCGGGGTTCGCGACGTGCTGATCGTGTGTTGCGACGGCCTGACCGGGTTCCCCGAGGCGGTCGCTGCCACGTGGCCGCTGGCCACCGTGCAGACCTGCGTGGTCCACCTGATCCGCCAGGCGATGCGGTTCGTAGGCTACGGCGACCGCAGAGCCGTCGCGGCGGCGTTGAAACCGATCTACCAGGCACCCGATGAAGACGCGGCCAGGGTCGAACTCGACGCGTTCGCCGACTCCGAACTCGGCCGCAGGTACCCGACCACGGCCGCGGCGTTCCAACGGTCCTGGGACCGGTTCACCCCGTTCCTGGCGTTCCCGCCGGCGCTGCGGAAGGTCATCTACACCACGAACGCGATCGAATCGTTGAACTACCAACTCCGCAAGATCATCAAGAACCGCGGCCACTTCCCCAACGACCTGGCCGCAGTGAAGCTGCTCTGGCTGGCGATCTGCAACATCGAGGACAAACGCGCCGCCGACCGAGCCAAAGAAGCCGGCCGCGGTCGACGCGAGAAACGCCAAGCTGAAGGACGACTTGTCGAGGGACAGGTGACCACGAACTGGAAACAAGCCCTGGCCCAACTGTCGTTGGTCTACCCCGACCGCATCGAACCCCATCTGTGA
- a CDS encoding alpha/beta hydrolase, with the protein MIGRIALGSGIAAAAAGGLGWVIARRFTAPAGPRTFDLPARGFEHDDNGDLIVLDRTAQTTAAGIYNLWFKRGGWVQLSTDAVDRGPAGIARRITGSAPGFTPKTGDRASWSGIYYATPADAGLHARDITITTPAGPCPAWRIDGDPSTWAIHIHGLGSTRAGTLRGVRVATELGYTSLVVSYRNTTEGPRVGTGRTTLGHTETTDIDEAIGYAVRRGAEQVVIFGWSMGAAIALQLADRPRHQGLIAALVLDSPAPNWTEVIKANCARSGLPPAAGHLATPWLTLDPLARTVGLTGRVPLRSFDWTARAADLTTPTLILHGTRDDSVPIRLSQALRDARPDLVKLETFDADHTLCWNTDPDRWQEAVTTWLKARVPH; encoded by the coding sequence GTGATCGGGCGCATCGCCCTCGGCAGCGGGATCGCGGCAGCAGCAGCCGGCGGGCTCGGGTGGGTAATCGCGCGGCGGTTCACCGCGCCCGCCGGCCCGCGCACGTTCGACCTCCCCGCCCGAGGATTCGAGCACGACGACAACGGCGACCTGATCGTGCTCGACCGCACCGCCCAAACGACCGCGGCTGGCATCTACAACCTCTGGTTCAAGCGTGGAGGCTGGGTCCAGCTCTCCACAGATGCCGTCGATCGCGGACCCGCTGGCATCGCTCGCAGGATCACCGGCTCTGCACCCGGCTTCACCCCGAAGACCGGGGATCGTGCCTCGTGGAGCGGGATCTACTACGCCACCCCGGCCGATGCCGGGCTCCACGCCCGCGACATCACCATCACCACCCCCGCAGGACCATGCCCGGCCTGGCGCATCGACGGCGACCCCTCGACCTGGGCGATCCACATCCACGGCCTCGGCAGCACCCGCGCCGGCACCCTCCGCGGCGTGCGGGTCGCAACCGAACTCGGCTACACCTCCCTCGTGGTCAGCTACCGCAACACCACCGAAGGGCCACGAGTCGGCACCGGCCGAACAACCCTCGGCCACACCGAGACGACCGACATTGACGAAGCCATCGGGTACGCCGTGCGACGAGGAGCCGAACAGGTCGTGATCTTCGGCTGGTCAATGGGGGCCGCCATCGCCCTCCAACTCGCCGACCGGCCTCGACACCAAGGGCTGATAGCCGCGCTCGTACTCGACTCACCCGCCCCCAACTGGACCGAAGTTATCAAGGCCAACTGTGCCCGAAGCGGACTGCCCCCCGCCGCCGGACACCTCGCGACCCCGTGGCTCACCCTCGACCCGCTGGCTCGGACAGTCGGCCTGACGGGCCGCGTCCCACTCCGCTCCTTCGACTGGACCGCACGAGCCGCAGACCTCACCACGCCGACCCTGATCCTCCACGGCACCCGAGACGACTCCGTACCGATCCGGCTTTCACAAGCACTCCGAGACGCCCGCCCGGACCTCGTCAAGCTGGAGACCTTCGACGCCGATCACACCCTGTGCTGGAACACCGACCCCGACCGGTGGCAGGAAGCAGTGACCACCTGGCTCAAGGCCCGTGTCCCGCACTGA